From a single Sporosarcina oncorhynchi genomic region:
- a CDS encoding YsnF/AvaK domain-containing protein → MMNEKRFVGMYNNDAQLMTKIDHLKRQGIDDDNMYVVTQHESDVSMFKGKAYAENDTHSESWLDRFMDFITGEDHVHGTLHQAGVPKSDLERYHTEIRNGGKLLYVDEGEVSRLHAADSNRLTSNTMPTYPNLGANAVSEYDEGGLTGEVGQPHMGTTGAFQDTPIHEGRNESFGRAGGEALRDDMSYRTPPNNRNTETDRFTDHTEEESMQLREERLRVEKERVEQGEVSLHKGVVSEHQSFDVPVSREEVYIERRPVNESQTGDFTMQEDDETIRVPVMEERVEVTKTPYVAEEIVVGKRTVEDTERIDETVRHEEARFDKTGDVDVEGDRLNEPTMRNDNKNERF, encoded by the coding sequence ATGATGAATGAAAAACGATTTGTAGGCATGTATAACAATGATGCGCAGTTAATGACGAAAATCGATCATTTGAAGAGACAGGGAATCGATGATGATAATATGTATGTTGTCACGCAACATGAATCAGACGTTTCGATGTTCAAAGGAAAGGCTTATGCAGAAAATGACACACATTCTGAATCATGGCTGGACCGTTTCATGGATTTCATTACTGGCGAGGATCATGTGCACGGAACGTTACATCAAGCGGGAGTTCCAAAGTCAGATCTTGAACGTTATCATACGGAAATCCGTAATGGTGGTAAGCTGCTGTATGTGGATGAAGGGGAAGTAAGCAGGTTACATGCCGCTGACAGTAACCGTTTGACTTCGAATACGATGCCGACATACCCTAATCTTGGAGCGAATGCAGTTTCTGAATATGATGAAGGCGGTTTGACTGGAGAAGTGGGCCAGCCTCATATGGGTACAACAGGTGCATTCCAGGACACGCCTATTCATGAAGGTAGGAATGAAAGTTTTGGGAGAGCAGGCGGAGAGGCGCTTCGTGATGATATGAGCTACAGAACGCCTCCAAATAACCGAAACACAGAAACGGACCGCTTCACTGATCACACAGAAGAAGAGAGTATGCAGCTTCGTGAAGAACGGCTTCGTGTGGAGAAGGAACGAGTCGAACAAGGCGAAGTGTCGCTCCACAAAGGTGTCGTCTCTGAACACCAATCATTCGATGTCCCGGTTTCACGTGAAGAAGTGTATATCGAACGTCGCCCAGTGAACGAATCGCAAACTGGTGACTTCACGATGCAGGAAGACGATGAAACAATCCGTGTGCCGGTCATGGAAGAACGGGTTGAAGTGACGAAAACGCCATATGTCGCAGAAGAAATCGTTGTCGGTAAGCGAACTGTTGAGGATACTGAGCGAATCGATGAAACAGTGAGACATGAAGAAGCGCGGTTTGATAAGACTGGTGATGTCGATGTCGAAGGCGATCGGTTGAATGAACCGACGATGCGAAATGATAATAAGAACGAGAGATTCTAA
- a CDS encoding IS1096 element passenger TnpR family protein, with translation MIIYIHFSWIRKWSHNCIASPADTFGRPDASKVRIDSCGFVTGQHFIYLFDYGDEWTFHVTVEEIDEQDTSTFIPILIEEKGDGPEQYFYGEWDEDE, from the coding sequence ATGATCATTTATATTCATTTTTCATGGATCCGAAAATGGTCTCATAACTGCATCGCTTCACCTGCAGATACATTCGGTCGTCCCGACGCATCTAAAGTCCGAATTGACAGTTGCGGTTTCGTCACTGGACAGCATTTTATCTATCTATTCGATTACGGGGATGAATGGACATTTCATGTAACCGTTGAAGAGATTGATGAACAGGATACAAGCACTTTCATCCCGATACTGATTGAGGAAAAAGGTGACGGTCCTGAACAGTATTTTTATGGAGAATGGGATGAGGATGAATAA
- a CDS encoding IS1096 element passenger TnpR family protein: MQHMFTPLFPEGLLVNTLPREMKRRQEAAYTFVVLYTKGVWRKLKLPGICTMEDLHRSIIQAFHFDDDHLYSFFMDPKMVS, from the coding sequence ATGCAACACATGTTCACCCCATTGTTTCCGGAAGGATTATTAGTAAACACCTTGCCACGGGAAATGAAACGTCGACAAGAAGCGGCATATACATTCGTGGTATTGTATACAAAAGGTGTGTGGCGCAAACTCAAACTTCCCGGCATATGCACGATGGAAGATTTGCATCGGAGCATAATCCAAGCTTTCCATTTCGACGATGATCATTTATATTCATTTTTCATGGATCCGAAAATGGTCTCATAA
- a CDS encoding GNAT family N-acetyltransferase, whose amino-acid sequence MLSSKQLEGIRHLQNQCEQDDKIELKLNWEMLRERQDGSLDFFMWEDDELIAYLALYGFGSTVEVCGMVKPGERRKGHFTALWMQAQQAIQSKRFNKVLFNAPGTSESAKGWMAVRPCAYSFSEFHMHWKQNELAETVGVQLRQSTLEDKEFETALDAEAFSLSIEDAVSYYDERLSRERESRYIIEVDDTPVGKIRVMRNQEESYLSGFAVLAEYRGKGYGNQALQWIVKQELPTGNIIKLDVETQNDHALKLYERIGFVQQERQDYYEVPIAQS is encoded by the coding sequence ATGCTTTCATCTAAACAACTCGAAGGAATTCGACATTTACAAAACCAATGCGAACAGGACGACAAGATTGAATTGAAATTGAATTGGGAAATGCTCCGTGAACGACAAGATGGTTCACTCGATTTCTTTATGTGGGAAGATGATGAACTGATTGCCTATTTAGCATTATACGGATTCGGTTCCACAGTCGAAGTATGCGGCATGGTGAAACCCGGCGAACGCAGAAAAGGTCACTTCACTGCCCTTTGGATGCAGGCACAACAAGCCATTCAGAGTAAAAGGTTCAATAAAGTGCTATTCAATGCTCCAGGGACTTCGGAATCCGCAAAAGGATGGATGGCCGTTCGACCATGCGCCTATTCATTTTCAGAATTCCATATGCATTGGAAGCAGAATGAACTTGCAGAAACAGTAGGCGTCCAGCTTCGGCAGTCTACTCTAGAAGACAAGGAGTTTGAAACTGCATTGGATGCAGAAGCCTTTTCCCTTTCAATAGAAGATGCTGTATCTTACTATGACGAAAGATTGTCCCGCGAAAGAGAATCTAGATACATTATTGAAGTCGATGACACCCCAGTCGGTAAAATTCGCGTTATGCGTAATCAGGAAGAATCCTATCTCTCCGGCTTTGCAGTGCTGGCTGAATATAGAGGCAAGGGGTATGGCAATCAAGCATTACAGTGGATTGTAAAACAGGAACTGCCTACAGGGAACATTATAAAGTTAGACGTAGAAACGCAAAATGATCATGCCTTGAAATTGTATGAACGGATTGGATTTGTGCAGCAGGAGCGGCAGGACTATTATGAGGTCCCAATAGCTCAGAGTTGA
- the rsgA gene encoding ribosome small subunit-dependent GTPase A, translated as MTTLQNYGWNELFQTHWDEQQHLFKSNDCKIGRVTLEHKHMYRVITEQGEWLAVCSGSLLHHAIDRRDYPAVGDWVAIERMPGEERGIIHAILPRSSVFSRKTAGVTMTEQLIAVNVDIVFLVTSMNDDFNIPRLERYLVAAYDSGAVPVIVLTKADLCDSPEDFIDQARNIAFGTEVLAVSSKTGRGIDQISSLLHDGKTAALLGSSGVGKSSLVNAICGDSTMTVQTIREDDAKGRHTTTHRELIPLPDGGVLIDTPGMREFQLWNDSESVEGGFSDIEALSESCKFNDCSHKSEPGCAIQQALEDGELAEDRFASYVKLQREIAYLDRKTNAQSQIAERKRWKAITKSQRK; from the coding sequence TTGACTACACTACAAAACTATGGTTGGAATGAACTTTTTCAAACACATTGGGATGAACAACAACATCTCTTCAAATCAAACGATTGTAAGATCGGACGCGTGACATTAGAACATAAGCATATGTATCGGGTAATAACTGAACAAGGCGAGTGGCTAGCGGTCTGTTCCGGCTCTTTGCTTCATCATGCAATTGACCGAAGAGATTACCCCGCTGTCGGCGACTGGGTAGCGATTGAGCGGATGCCCGGTGAGGAACGAGGCATTATTCACGCCATTCTCCCGAGAAGTTCTGTTTTCTCTCGTAAAACGGCAGGGGTTACCATGACTGAACAACTAATTGCTGTTAACGTCGATATCGTATTTCTCGTCACTTCTATGAACGATGATTTCAACATCCCGAGATTGGAAAGATACTTAGTCGCCGCCTATGACTCTGGTGCAGTGCCTGTAATTGTGCTGACCAAAGCGGATCTGTGCGATTCTCCAGAAGATTTTATTGACCAAGCACGAAATATCGCTTTCGGAACGGAAGTGCTTGCTGTCAGTAGTAAAACTGGCAGAGGGATCGACCAAATCAGCTCGTTGTTGCATGATGGTAAAACTGCTGCACTATTAGGTTCATCAGGTGTCGGCAAATCTTCTTTAGTCAATGCGATCTGCGGTGATTCGACTATGACTGTACAAACAATCCGCGAAGACGATGCGAAAGGCCGTCATACAACGACCCATCGCGAACTTATCCCTTTGCCTGATGGCGGTGTACTGATTGACACACCAGGGATGCGTGAATTCCAGCTTTGGAACGATAGTGAAAGTGTTGAAGGTGGATTTTCAGATATTGAGGCCCTTTCTGAGTCATGCAAGTTCAATGATTGCAGCCATAAATCGGAGCCGGGCTGCGCCATTCAACAAGCGTTAGAAGACGGAGAACTTGCTGAAGACCGTTTTGCGAGCTACGTCAAATTGCAACGGGAAATCGCATACTTGGATCGTAAAACGAATGCACAATCTCAAATCGCTGAACGGAAACGCTGGAAGGCAATCACAAAATCACAGCGAAAATGA